One window from the genome of Sesamum indicum cultivar Zhongzhi No. 13 linkage group LG15, S_indicum_v1.0, whole genome shotgun sequence encodes:
- the LOC105177853 gene encoding E3 ubiquitin-protein ligase FANCL isoform X4 has product MSTSFSRKIYSEVEEVGWEHLVRMGEDLTFLSFRVMDTKGRVHILEITLDKTYPRCPPSVSVDAPYNFSLEWSSHSKLRDVVRQFQKHVDKLQGFWSTLDDIDRSFWVIDPKHSHYAMSYRQIKLGNDCSVILSINANDPLSLPECRFLGSDNTVNFLRDIWKRNCTRWAKDKSFPENLARVFDTQLPQPPHVQKNEEQVECGICYAQYLPIDDELGAKSGRATDYTCENGNCNRAFHSVCLGDWLRSITTTRQSFDVLFGNCPYCSDPIAVKISTKTHPYLS; this is encoded by the exons ATGTCAACGTCGTTTTCCCGCAAGATATACTCGGAG GTAGAAGAGGTTGGATGGGAGCACTTAGTGAGAATGGGGGAAGACTTAACGTTTCTTAGCTTTCGTGTCAT GGACACTAAGGGAAGAGTGCATATTCTTGAGATAACACTGGACAAGACCTACCCAAGGTGTCCTCCTTCAGTATCGGTG GATGCgccttataattttagtctagAATGGTCATCGCATTCAAAGTTACGAGATGTTGTTCGGCAATTTCAAAAG CATGTGGATAAGCTCCAGGGTTTTTGGTCCACGTTGGATGATATTGATCGGTCTTTTTGGGTAATTGATCCAAAGCATTCACATTATGCAATGTCATATCGCCAAATAAAATTAG gGAATGATTGCTCTGTCATATTGTCTATAAATGCCAATGATCCATTATCCCTGCCCGA GTGCCGCTTCTTGGGTTCAGATAACACAGTCAACTTTCTGAGGGATATTTGGAAGAGAAATTGCACAAGATG GGCAAAAGACAAGTCATTTCCTGAAAATCTTGCACGTGTTTTTGACACTCAGTTACCCCAACCTCCACATGTCCAAAAGAATGAAGAACAAGTTGAGTGTGGCATTTGTTACGCCCAATATCTTCCGATAG ATGATGAACTTGGTGCCAAGAGTGGAAGGGCAACTGATTATACATGTGAAAATGGAAACTGTAATCGAGCATTCCACAGTGTTTGTCTTGGTGATTGGCTCCGCTCCATTACGACAACAAGGCA GTCATTCGATGTTCTATTTGGGAACTGCCCTTACTGTTCAGACCCCATTGCAGTCAAAATCAGCACCAAGAC GCACCCATATCTGAGCTAA
- the LOC105177853 gene encoding E3 ubiquitin-protein ligase FANCL isoform X1 has translation MSTSFSRKIYSEVEEVGWEHLVRMGEDLTFLSFRVMDTKGRVHILEITLDKTYPRCPPSVSVDAPYNFSLEWSSHSKLRDVVRQFQKHVDKLQGFWSTLDDIDRSFWVIDPKHSHYAMSYRQIKLGNDCSVILSINANDPLSLPECRFLGSDNTVNFLRDIWKRNCTRWAKDKSFPENLARVFDTQLPQPPHVQKNEEQVECGICYAQYLPIGTSMMNLVPRVEGQLIIHVKMETVIEHSTVFVLVIGSAPLRQQGSHSMFYLGTALTVQTPLQSKSAPRRNILLHLQHKKGIFSCLKERLFLLLSNLHTRNCLVQPIFVDTGRHPYLS, from the exons ATGTCAACGTCGTTTTCCCGCAAGATATACTCGGAG GTAGAAGAGGTTGGATGGGAGCACTTAGTGAGAATGGGGGAAGACTTAACGTTTCTTAGCTTTCGTGTCAT GGACACTAAGGGAAGAGTGCATATTCTTGAGATAACACTGGACAAGACCTACCCAAGGTGTCCTCCTTCAGTATCGGTG GATGCgccttataattttagtctagAATGGTCATCGCATTCAAAGTTACGAGATGTTGTTCGGCAATTTCAAAAG CATGTGGATAAGCTCCAGGGTTTTTGGTCCACGTTGGATGATATTGATCGGTCTTTTTGGGTAATTGATCCAAAGCATTCACATTATGCAATGTCATATCGCCAAATAAAATTAG gGAATGATTGCTCTGTCATATTGTCTATAAATGCCAATGATCCATTATCCCTGCCCGA GTGCCGCTTCTTGGGTTCAGATAACACAGTCAACTTTCTGAGGGATATTTGGAAGAGAAATTGCACAAGATG GGCAAAAGACAAGTCATTTCCTGAAAATCTTGCACGTGTTTTTGACACTCAGTTACCCCAACCTCCACATGTCCAAAAGAATGAAGAACAAGTTGAGTGTGGCATTTGTTACGCCCAATATCTTCCGATAGGTACTTCG ATGATGAACTTGGTGCCAAGAGTGGAAGGGCAACTGATTATACATGTGAAAATGGAAACTGTAATCGAGCATTCCACAGTGTTTGTCTTGGTGATTGGCTCCGCTCCATTACGACAACAAGGCA GTCATTCGATGTTCTATTTGGGAACTGCCCTTACTGTTCAGACCCCATTGCAGTCAAAATCAGCACCAAGACGTAATATTTTACTGCACTTACAGCAtaaaaaaggaatattttcCTGTCTGAAGGAACGATTATTCCTGTTACTATCTAATCTCCACACGAGAAATTGTCTTGTGCAACCCATTTTTGTTGATACTGGCAGGCACCCATATCTGAGCTAA
- the LOC105177853 gene encoding E3 ubiquitin-protein ligase FANCL isoform X2, giving the protein MHVIEQILFHFEGIFHTFPNIRDTKGRVHILEITLDKTYPRCPPSVSVDAPYNFSLEWSSHSKLRDVVRQFQKHVDKLQGFWSTLDDIDRSFWVIDPKHSHYAMSYRQIKLGNDCSVILSINANDPLSLPECRFLGSDNTVNFLRDIWKRNCTRWAKDKSFPENLARVFDTQLPQPPHVQKNEEQVECGICYAQYLPIGTSMMNLVPRVEGQLIIHVKMETVIEHSTVFVLVIGSAPLRQQGSHSMFYLGTALTVQTPLQSKSAPRRNILLHLQHKKGIFSCLKERLFLLLSNLHTRNCLVQPIFVDTGRHPYLS; this is encoded by the exons ATGCATGTTATAGAACAGATTCTCTTCCATTTTGAGGGAATATTTCACACTTTTCCAAACATTAG GGACACTAAGGGAAGAGTGCATATTCTTGAGATAACACTGGACAAGACCTACCCAAGGTGTCCTCCTTCAGTATCGGTG GATGCgccttataattttagtctagAATGGTCATCGCATTCAAAGTTACGAGATGTTGTTCGGCAATTTCAAAAG CATGTGGATAAGCTCCAGGGTTTTTGGTCCACGTTGGATGATATTGATCGGTCTTTTTGGGTAATTGATCCAAAGCATTCACATTATGCAATGTCATATCGCCAAATAAAATTAG gGAATGATTGCTCTGTCATATTGTCTATAAATGCCAATGATCCATTATCCCTGCCCGA GTGCCGCTTCTTGGGTTCAGATAACACAGTCAACTTTCTGAGGGATATTTGGAAGAGAAATTGCACAAGATG GGCAAAAGACAAGTCATTTCCTGAAAATCTTGCACGTGTTTTTGACACTCAGTTACCCCAACCTCCACATGTCCAAAAGAATGAAGAACAAGTTGAGTGTGGCATTTGTTACGCCCAATATCTTCCGATAGGTACTTCG ATGATGAACTTGGTGCCAAGAGTGGAAGGGCAACTGATTATACATGTGAAAATGGAAACTGTAATCGAGCATTCCACAGTGTTTGTCTTGGTGATTGGCTCCGCTCCATTACGACAACAAGGCA GTCATTCGATGTTCTATTTGGGAACTGCCCTTACTGTTCAGACCCCATTGCAGTCAAAATCAGCACCAAGACGTAATATTTTACTGCACTTACAGCAtaaaaaaggaatattttcCTGTCTGAAGGAACGATTATTCCTGTTACTATCTAATCTCCACACGAGAAATTGTCTTGTGCAACCCATTTTTGTTGATACTGGCAGGCACCCATATCTGAGCTAA
- the LOC105177854 gene encoding probable xyloglucan endotransglucosylase/hydrolase protein 7: protein MASLEYSGLILVCVLALLSCTVTARPATFLQDFRITWADSHIRQLDGGRAIQLVLDQSSGCGFASKYQYLFGRVSMKIKLVPGDSAGTVTAFYMNSDTDTIRDELDFEFLGNRSGQPYTVQTNVYAHGKGDREQRINLWFDPAAEFHTYSILWNHRHVVFYVDEVPIRVYKNNEARGIPFPKFQPMGVYSTLWEADDWATRGGLEKIDWSKAPFYAYYKDFDIEGCPVPGPANCASNPSNWWEGAAYQQLNPEEAKRYKWVRMNHMIYDYCTDKSRYPNTPPECVAGI, encoded by the exons ATGGCATCATTGGAGTACTCGGGACTAATCCTAGTATGTGTTCTTGCTTTGCTTTCTTGCACTGTGACTGCCCGACCCGCGACGTTCTTGCAGGATTTTCGCATCACGTGGGCGGACTCTCACATCCGCCAACTTGATGGAGGGAGGGCTATTCAGCTTGTTCTTGATCAAAGTTCAG GATGCGGGTTTGCTTCCAAGTATCAGTATTTGTTCGGACGTGTGAGCATGAAGATCAAGCTCGTCCCTGGTGACTCTGCCGGAACAGTCACTgcattttat ATGAATTCAGACACGGATACAATACGAGACGAGCTAGATTTTGAGTTCTTGGGAAACCGGTCGGGGCAGCCATACACAGTCCAGACTAATGTGTATGCCCACGGGAAAGGTGACCGTGAACAAAGGATCAACCTCTGGTTCGATCCTGCAGCAGAATTCCACACTTACTCTATATTATGGAACCACCGTCACGTCGT CTTCTACGTGGATGAAGTGCCGATCAGGGTTTACAAGAACAACGAAGCCAGGGGAATTCCCTTCCCGAAATTCCAGCCCATGGGAGTGTATTCTACTCTGTGGGAAGCGGACGACTGGGCGACGAGAGGCGGCCTGGAGAAGATAGATTGGAGCAAAGCCCCATTCTACGCCTACTACAAGGATTTTGACATCGAGGGGTGTCCGGTGCCGGGGCCAGCCAACTGCGCCTCCAACCCTAGCAACTGGTGGGAGGGTGCAGCATACCAACAACTCAACCCTGAGGAAGCCAAGCGGTACAAATGGGTGCGGATGAACCACATGATCTACGACTACTGCACCGACAAGTCCCGGTACCCGAATACCCCACCGGAATGTGTGGCAGGGATATGA
- the LOC105177853 gene encoding E3 ubiquitin-protein ligase FANCL isoform X3, translating into MSTSFSRKIYSEVEEVGWEHLVRMGEDLTFLSFRVMDTKGRVHILEITLDKTYPRCPPSVSVDAPYNFSLEWSSHSKLRDVVRQFQKHVDKLQGFWSTLDDIDRSFWVIDPKHSHYAMSYRQIKLGNDCSVILSINANDPLSLPECRFLGSDNTVNFLRDIWKRNCTRWAKDKSFPENLARVFDTQLPQPPHVQKNEEQVECGICYAQYLPIGTSMMNLVPRVEGQLIIHVKMETVIEHSTVFVLVIGSAPLRQQGSHSMFYLGTALTVQTPLQSKSAPRRTHI; encoded by the exons ATGTCAACGTCGTTTTCCCGCAAGATATACTCGGAG GTAGAAGAGGTTGGATGGGAGCACTTAGTGAGAATGGGGGAAGACTTAACGTTTCTTAGCTTTCGTGTCAT GGACACTAAGGGAAGAGTGCATATTCTTGAGATAACACTGGACAAGACCTACCCAAGGTGTCCTCCTTCAGTATCGGTG GATGCgccttataattttagtctagAATGGTCATCGCATTCAAAGTTACGAGATGTTGTTCGGCAATTTCAAAAG CATGTGGATAAGCTCCAGGGTTTTTGGTCCACGTTGGATGATATTGATCGGTCTTTTTGGGTAATTGATCCAAAGCATTCACATTATGCAATGTCATATCGCCAAATAAAATTAG gGAATGATTGCTCTGTCATATTGTCTATAAATGCCAATGATCCATTATCCCTGCCCGA GTGCCGCTTCTTGGGTTCAGATAACACAGTCAACTTTCTGAGGGATATTTGGAAGAGAAATTGCACAAGATG GGCAAAAGACAAGTCATTTCCTGAAAATCTTGCACGTGTTTTTGACACTCAGTTACCCCAACCTCCACATGTCCAAAAGAATGAAGAACAAGTTGAGTGTGGCATTTGTTACGCCCAATATCTTCCGATAGGTACTTCG ATGATGAACTTGGTGCCAAGAGTGGAAGGGCAACTGATTATACATGTGAAAATGGAAACTGTAATCGAGCATTCCACAGTGTTTGTCTTGGTGATTGGCTCCGCTCCATTACGACAACAAGGCA GTCATTCGATGTTCTATTTGGGAACTGCCCTTACTGTTCAGACCCCATTGCAGTCAAAATCAGCACCAAGAC GCACCCATATCTGA